One Polaribacter reichenbachii genomic window, GAAGTTTTAGAGTTACATAAAGGAAAAAAAGTAGTCATTGATTTTTGGGCTTCTTGGTGTAGAGATTGCATTTTAGATGTGCCTGCTGCTAAAAAACTAAAGCGAAAAACAATAAATACAGACTATGTTTATATTTCTTTAGATAAAGATATTGAGCGTTGGAAAAGAGCTATAACTTATTGGAAAATTAAAGGAGATCATTATTACATAAAAGAAGGTTGGGAAAATGAACTATCTAAATATGTAGATTTAGATTGGATACCAAGATATATAGTATTAGATGAAGCTGGAGTTATTAAACTGCCTAAAGCTTTAAAAATATCAGACAAAGAAATTAAAGAAATCGTAGATTAAAGAAAATTATATGCGAATTATACCAGCAATAGATATTATAGACGGAAAATGCGTTCGTTTAACCAAAGGTGATTACGATACCAAAAAAATTTACAACGAAAATCCGTTAGAAGTTGCTGCAGCATTTGAAGCAGCAGGAATCGAGTTTTTACACGTTGTAGATTTAGATGGCGCAAAAGCAAGTCAGATTATCAACTATAAAGTATTAGAACAAATTGCCTCTAAAACCAATTTAAAAATTGATTTTGGTGGTGGTTTAAAAGCTGATAAAGATTTGGAAATTGCTTTTAATTCTGGAGCAAATCAAATTACAGGAGGAAGTATTGCAGTTAAAAATCCAACAATATTTGAAAGTTGGATAGAAAAATATGGTTCAGAAAAAATCATTTTAGGAGCCGATTTTTATCCTGATAATTCAGGAGGAAAAATAGCAACAAACGGCTGGCAAGAAGAAAGTTCATTAGAATTAATTCCCTTTATTTCTGATTATCAACAAAAAGGAATTCAATATGTAATTTGTACGGATATTTCCAAAGATGGTATGTTACAAGGCCCAAGTTTTGATATTTATCAACAAATTTTATCAGAAGTAAAACCTTTAAAACTAATTGCTTCAGGAGGAATATCATCTTTTGATGAATTGCCAAAATTAGCAGAAAATGGTTGTGAGGGCGTAATTATTGGAAAAGCGATTTATGAAAATAAAATCAGCTTAAAACAATTAGAACAATTTATATTAAACAAATAGCCTTTTGTTATTAGCGGTTAGCAATTTGCTAAAAGCCAAAAGCCAAAAGCCAAAAGCTATAAATAATGTTAACAAAAAGAATAGTACCTTGTTTAGATATTAAAAACGGAAGAACTGTAAAAGGTGTTAATTTCGTGAATTTAATAGATGCAGGAGATCCTGTGGTTTTAGCAAAACAATATGCAGAATTAGGTGCAGACGAATTGGTTTTTTTAGATATTGCAGCCACTTTAGAAAATAGAGGTACCACTTTAGATATGGTTTTAAAAGTTGCTGAGCAAGTAAATATTCCGTTTACAGTTGGTGGAGGAATCTCTTCTGTAGAGCACGTAGATGCCTTATTAAAATGTGGCGCAGATAAAGTTTCTATAAATTCATCTGCAGTAAAAAGACCGGAATTAGTAAACGAATTGGCAGAAAAATTTGGGAGTCAATGCGTGGTTGTTGCTATTGATGGAAAACAAATTGAAGGAGAATGGTTTGTGCATTTAGCAGGCGGAACAATACCTACAGATATTAAATTATTTGAATGGGCAAAAGAAGTTGAAGAAAGAGGAGCAGGGGAAATTTTGTTCACATCTATGAATCATGATGGAACAAAAGGTGGTTTTGCAAATGAAGCTTTGGCACATTTATCAGAATTACTAAACATTCCAATTATTGCTTCTGGTGGCGCTGGAACTATTCAGCATTTTGCAGATACATTCATTGATGGAAAATCTGATGCAGCTTTGGCAGCTAGTGTTTTTCACTTTGGTGAAATTCCGATTTTAGAGTTAAAACAAGCATTAAAAGAACAAAATATACCAGTTAGACTTTAGTCGATATTCTGAGTAAATTTCAGAATTATATAAAAAAAACATAATGTCACTTCGAGTGATTTTTGAGGAACGAAAAATTGTATCGAGAAGTAATTATTGGTTCTCGCTACAGTTTCGATGAAAAATCGAAATCACTCTAACTGAAAGAAAATTAATAAAATGAATATAGATTTTAATAAAAATAACGATGGTTTAGTGCCTGCAATCATTCAAGATGCTACAACAAAAAATGTCTTGATGTTGGGTTATATGAATGAAGAAGCTTTTGCAAAAACGCAAGAAACTAAATTAGTTACTTTCTTTTCTAGAACAAAAAATAGACTTTGGACCAAAGGTGAAGAAAGTGGAAATGTATTGAATTTAGTGGATATAAAACTAGATTGTGATAATGATACTTTATTGATTTTTGTAAACCCTAAAGGGCCAACTTGCCATACAGGAACTGACACGTGCTGGAATGGAGAAAATAACCAAAACTATGGTTTCTTTTCTACATTAGAAGGTGTTATTGCAGAAAGAGTAGCCAACAAAGACACTAAAAAATCTTATGTAGCTAGTTTATTTGCGAAAGGGATAAATAAAGTTGCGCAAAAAGTAGGAGAAGAGGCTGTTGAAACTGTTATTGAAGCTATGGATAACAATGATGAATTGTTTTTATATGAATCTGCAGATTTATTATTCCATTATTTAATGCTGTTGCAAGCAAAAGGATTTACTTTAAAAGATATTGAAGCTGAATTAAAAGGCAGACACAAATAGCCGGGGTTAATATGTGATTTTAAAAGGATGTTTTTAAAAACAGAATCAGTAAAATTTTTTATTTATTACCAGTTAACTATATTTAAACTTTATTCAAATATTTTTTATGAAATTATATCATAGCCTATTTAAAACAGGTATTTTAATTTTCCTTTTTCAAACAAACCTTTTATCACAAACTTTAGAGTATAAAAATCCAATAGCCAAACAAAGAGCTGATCCATGGGTTACAAAAACAGATAGTACATATTATTTGATTGCTACAGTACCTACTTATGACAAAATTGTGATAAGAAAGGCAAATACCATCAACGGCTTAAAAACAGCAAAAGAAACGATAATTTGGAAAAAGCATGATAAAGGTGTAATGGGACATCATATATGGGCTCCAGAGTTACATAAAATTGATGGGAAATGGTATATATATTTTGCTGCAGGTGAAGCTGAAAATATATGGAATATTAGAATGTGGGCACTTTCTAACACTTCAAAAGATCCAACAAAAGGAGTTTGGAAAGAGGAAGGAAGAATTATAACACAAAGAGATTCTTTTTCTTTAGATGCTACTAGTTTTACCCATAATGGAAAACGCTATTTAGTTTGGGCTCAAAATGTTAGAGGAGGAGAGCATGGTACTGCTTTAGTTATGTCGGAAATGAAAAATGCAACTACTTTAATAGGTCCTGAAATTGTATTAACAGAACCAGAATTTGGTTGGGAAACTATGAAATACAATGTTAATGAAGGCCCAGCAGTTTTAAAAAAGAATGGTAAAATATTTATTAGCTATTCTGCAAGTGCCACCAATCATAACTACTGTATAGGTTTGTTATGGATAGATGAAAATAAAGATATTATGAAATCAAAATTATGGAATAAATCGCCTGCACCAGTTTTTTATAGTAATGATAAATTAAAAAGATTCGGTCCAGGGCACAATTCCTTTACGGTTGCAGAAGATGGTAAAACTGTAGTTATGATTTATCATGCAAGAGATTATAAAAAAATTGTTGGTTCTGAGCTTTTAGACCCTAATAGAGCAACAAGAGCAAGAGAACTTAAATTTACAGCAAGTGGGTTTCCAGATTTTATGCAAAATGTAAAAGATTAGTAAATTTTAGTGAAAATAACGATGAATTATTTTTATACAAGTAAGGGGGAGATTATTTCATTGTTTAAGGCTAATATAAAAAAGGTTTTACCTTAAAATTGTATTGAGGCAGAATTAAAGCCAGACATAAATAACTAGTTTATTGCCGTAAGGATTAAGGTTTGAATATAATTTCCTTTATCACCGGAAGCAAAAAGCATTCTGTTTTCCGTTAATTCTTCTAGTTCTAGGATGGTTAATCTAGATTGAAAATCGTTATTGAAGGATTCGCCTCTACTTACATTTAAGAAAACGCGACCTTCTAATTCGTTTATAGAATAGGTTAGAGTTGCTGCTTGATCTGTTGGGTTATCAAAAAAACAGTTAATACCTCCTAAATTGGCTTCAGCCACATTTTTATCTTTGTAAAAAGTAAAAGTATCGTCTGTATAGCAATCATTAAATTCGCTTAAAATATTCGAGTTATAGTTGCTATAGAAACTGTCTACTTGCCATGTTTTAGAACTATTACCATCTATTTTTTGTAAATCTAATGTTGTAAAACCAGTCTCAATTTCATCATCTTTACTACAATTAAACAATAATATTGAAAGTACACTTAAAACAAATATTTTACTGATTTTCATTTGGCTGAATTTAAATTTATATTGTTTTACTTATTCAATTATTGTGCCACTTGTAATAGTTGTAGTTTATTTTTTATTTATTAATGCTAACGTAACAGTATAAACATCTTGTTTTGTCATTTTAGCTTTTAGCCAAGCAAAGAAACTCATTATAAAAATATCTTCTTTTTTATGATCTAACCAAGCAAAAGAATTCTCTACTTTTTGATGAAATTCTTCTGATGTTACAATTTCTGGATTTTTGTAATAGGTTTCTATTAGTTTTAGATAATCAGTTACTTTCTCTTGATGTATGTTTTTTAAATACTTATTGTAATTACGTTTAAAACTTAAAATTCTAGAATCAACAACATCAATATTACCTAAATCTATTTGGAGTAAAATTTCAATTAAACTCTTTTTTATTGTCCAATCAAACCCTGCTTTTTCAATGTACCATTTGTCTGTATGATAAAATTTAAGAAATAAACTGTGTGCTTTTTTTATTTCATTTTTCTGTGCATAAAACACAATCATTGCTAAAAAAATATCTAATTGAGAAACAAGGTCTAAATTTTTTTGATCTATAAAAGGAGTTAAAAGTTGTATAGCAAAATCCTGATTTCCAGAATAATTGTAATTTAAAGCTATTAGTAATTGATATTTTAAATAAAACTCTTTATAGTATTTCTTTTTATTTTGAAGCATATGTAAATGCATCAACTCTAAATATGCTAAAGATTGTTTAAATTTTTTATTTCTAAACAAAGTATTCGCAATCACATACACCACCTCAATATGATAAAATAGCTGTTTTTCTTTCGCTTTATGGTTTTTTTAAATTTGATAAGTATCTAATAAAAAGGGTTCTATACTCCAATATTCAAAATTTTGAATGGTAGTAAGATTTGTGATTTTTATAATTTGATTTAAAGATTTAAACGATAATTCATCAGAAATAGTAATTTCATTTTCTTTAAAAATGGTTTCTATTACCAATTTTAAATCAACAATTTTTTGTTGATGTTCAATTTCATTTAAAGTTTTTGTAATCTTAGCATAAGAAATGTTTAACCGTTCTTCTAATTGATGTTGCTTTTGATTTTCTTTAAATTTTAGAATAATTTCATCAATATCAATAGTTTTTATAAGATTTATATATTCAATTTTTGTGTGATATATTTCATTTAGTATTGCATATAATTGATACTCATTAGCGATTAATTCTGCTTTATCTAAAATTTTATATCCTACTTTATACTGCCCTTGTTTTAAAAAAGATCTAGCAGAAACAATATGTTTAATTAAAGAAATGTCAATAGAATTTTCATCTTTTAAACTAATATTTGCTGTAAAGTCAATTAAAGATTTAAATAATCGTTTTCTTAAAGCGTGTAAAGCAACCTTGTTTTCTCTTTTATATAGTTTTAAAGATATTTCTTTAGATGATAATTTATCATCAATTAAAATCTTTACTAGCTTAATGTTTTTAGCGTCTTTTCTTTTATTCTTTTTATCTAGATAATTAATAAATTCTTGCTGTTTTTCTTCTGTAAATGAATTTAGTATTTGTTTTAAATTAATCATTATATCGTCAGTAATTATTACTCTAATATATAAATTTAATAGAATTTATATTGATAAAGTAAAATTATATCGTCAGTAATTATTTAATTCTATTTTTATCAGATTAAATTTATAAACCAAATTTGCAGTGTAATTATTAAACTAAAATTATGAATTATCAAACAACAGTTTCATCTAATGAAGAAACTAAAAATCAGAAAAGAAATAATAAATTAACTGTAGAAATGAGTCAGAAACCAACATCTGCTTATGTTGGTGCAACTTGGGGTGTAGTTAGTATTGGGTTGCTTTCTTATTGTATTGGCTTATGGAATGCAAATATGCAGCTCAATGAAAAGGGATACTATTTTGCTATTCTTTTAATGGGTATTTATGCTGTTATTTCACTACAAAAAGCAGTAAGAGATAAAACAGAAAAATTAAAAGTGAGTGATATGTATTACAGCATAAGTTGGGTTGTAGTAATTGTTGCTTTGCTTTTATTAATCATTGGTTTAAGAAATGCAGATTTAGCTTTGAGTGAAAAAGGTTTTTACGGAATCTCTTATTTATTAAGCCTTTTTGGGGCAATTACTGTACAGAAAAATGCAAGAGATATAGATTTTATAAAAACTAAAATGGAAAAAGAAGAGTAATTAGTTTAATAATGGTTGTAAACCAAAACCTCATAAATTCAAGTTTATGAGGTTTAAAATCACTAACTTTAAAAAAAATATTATGAATTCTAAATTAATACGAGAATTACAGACTTTAATTGAGAACGAGGTAATTTCTATAGAAGTTGCAGAAAAAATTGAAGCGTATTATAATTCTAAATCTCCCAACCAAAGCAATAAACTTTTAACCATTTTTGGAGTAATTGGTAGTCTTTTAGTTGGTTTAGGAATAATATTGGTTTTGGCTCATAATTGGGATAATTTTTCTAGAACTATTAAATCTGTTCTTGCCTTTTTACCTCTATTAATAGGGCAAATAATAGTGGGGTATTCGTTGTTAAAGAAAAAAACTAAAACTTGGTTAGAATCATCTGGAGTGTTTTTATTTTTTGCAGTGGGTAGTTCAATTTCTTTAATAAGTCAGATTTACAATATTCCTGGAAATTTCAGTTCTTTTTTATTAACTTGGTTTTTACTTTGTGTACCATTAGTTTATCTCTTAAAATCTAAAGTACTTTTTTTATTAACATTAGTTTTTGCAACAGTTTATAGTGTTGATGTTGGCTATAATTTTTCTGGAATTAGAAAAGTTCCTTGGATGTATTTATTGACTATCGCAATTCTTTTACCTAAGTATTTAATGCTTCTAAAAGATGAAGTTGTAATGAATTATACAGCAATATTAAATTGGCTTATACCATTAAGTGCTATTATTGTTTTTGGTGCATTTATCAATTCAAGTTTTATGTTCGAATTAATTTTATACATTTTGCTTTTTGGATTACTCTATAATATTGGATTGCTTAAAAAATTTAATAAAATACGATTAATAAAAAATGGATTTTTAATTATTGGTTCTATGGGTTTAGTTATAACGTTACTCTTAGCAAGTTCTAAAAGCTTTTGGCATAAAGATTTAGATATTTATAATTTACAAATTAAAGAAATCATAATTGGTTTTGTATTGATTTTGAGTACTGTTTTTATTATGCCTAAAAATAATTTTTTCAATAATAAAGGCTATCAAAAACTATTTCAATTAACATCAATAATAATGCTTTTTATATTTATTATTCATTATTTAGATATCACTATAGCTATTATTCTTTTAAATTTTACTCTTTTAGCTTTAGGCATAACAACTATAAAAAAAGGTGTAGATACAATAAATTTTACTTTGTTAAACTACGGATTTTTAATCATTACTGCATTAATAATAACTCGTTTTTTTGATACAAATATGTCTTTTGTAGTACGAGGTTTATTATTTATTTTAGTTGGTGTTGGTTTCTTTTCTACTAACTATTTATTGGCAAAAAAAATAAAAAAGGATGCTTAAATTTTATCAAATGAAATCAAAAAAAATAATTTTTATACTTTTTTTGTTGGTAGCAGTTTTGCAATTATTAGCGCCAACAAAAATGATTTACGATCAAGAAAACACACTAAAAAATGGTAAAGCTCTTAAGTTTTTAACAGAACCAATAGATCCTAATGATCCTTTTAGAGGTAAGTACATTAATTTGAATTACAATATAAATTCATTTAAAACTAAAGATACAATTTGGGAAAGAAAGCAAGATATTTATATTTATTTAAATGATAGTTTAGGTTATGCTACCTTAAAAACTGTTAGCAAAACAAAATTAGAAATTGATAATAATTATGTAAAAACAAAGGTAAGTTGGTATAATAAATACAATAATAAATTACAATTTAATTTACCTTTCGATCGTTTTTATATGGAAGAATCTAAGGCAAAACCTGCAGAAGATTTGGTAAGGATTAATAATAGAAGAGATAGTTTAGAAACAAATACTACATTTGCTTTGGTATATCTAGATAATGATAAATTTGTGTTAGATAATGTCTTTATAAATGATGTTTCAATTAAAGATTTAGTAGATAAATAAAAATGTAGAAATATTTTTTACTGGCTTAATACAAAGTGAATCCTTTTATCATATTTCTAATATATTTTTTATTAAATTCATAATAATTAGAAGAAGATAAAAGTAAATTATATAATTTTTTCTTGGTTTAATTTCTTCTTAAAATATTTGGTTATAAAAATTTCAGAGATAAATAAGAAAATAAATAAAAACCTAGAAAACATAGGTAAAGTAAAAGCTAAACAACCTGCCAAAACCCAAACTAAAAATCCGTTTAAAGCTCTTATTTTATGATATTTACCTAAAGTGGGAGTAATGCCTGTTAAGCCTTTTTCTTTTTTTATGATATAAAAATTCATTAAAACGTTAAAAAGGCCAATAGCAGAAAGATTAAAACAGTAAAAAGTAAAAGGCCCATTGTAAGAAAACCCTTTTACATAGAAAGCTGTAGAAAAGGGGAGAAGCACAATAAAAAATAATAACATTATGTTTAGCCATAATAATTTACTATTAATGCTGGATACATATTTCATAATACGTAAATGAGAAATCCAATAGATAGCAGTTACCATAAAACTAACCACTAAACCAATAAAACTTGGAATTCTATTTTTAAGAATTAATAAAGTATCTCCAGTTTTTAATTCTTTATAGCTTGGTATAACAACTTCTAGAACTAATAAAGTAATTGCTATAGAAAAAACAGCATCACTAAAACTTATTACTCTGGCTTTGTCAAAAGTTTCGTTTTTCATTATAAAATAATCTATATTTTCAAATATAGCATTTTAAAAATGTGTTATATAACAAAGAAAGAGAATTTTATAATGATATTTTTAAATTAATTAATAGTATCTATTTCTAGATTCTCATTATCATCACTACCTAAACTATAATGTTGATTTTCTTCGTCTTTCAAGCTTTTTTTATTTGTTTTTATTGATGGTTTTCTACCAGGAATATCTAAATCTTTGCCTGTAAAATCGGTATTATTTACCTTGTTTTTTAGTAGTTCGTCATCACTGTTGTCGTTTCTTAAATTTCCAGATTTATCACCTAAAGTTTTTAAATCTTCTTTTGTAATTTCTGAATTATACTTTGTGTTTTTCGTGCTCATATTTTTTTATTTACTGTTTACATAAAATGCGTGTATTACTCCTGGTAACCAACCTAAAATGGTTAGTAAAACATTTATTAAAAATTCTTTACCTAAACCGTGTTTTAAGAGTACAGCTACAGGTGGTAACAAAATGCTTAAAATTATTGTTAAAATAGACATATTTCTGTTTGTTTTTAATTGATGTACAAAACTAAATTTTAATCTGTTTTTAGATTACCTTAAAAGATTTAAGTTTTAACTCATTACCTATTTTAACTTTTTAAAAATCTTGTTAACAGATGTTTAACTATTAAATTGAAAGTTAATGTTTATATTGAAAATGAACTTAAAAAATAGAATTATGGAAATTAGTATTAAGAAAAAATTTGAAAGAAAAAAGAAACAGAATAATCCAATTGGTACAACTATTGATTTAGAAAAGAATAAAGATTTTAATTTGGATAACAAGACAATTAAAGAAAAGCAACAAAATTCATAATTATAAATAGTTGTATATAAAAATAACGCTCACATTTTATGTGAGCGTTTTCTAATTAAAAGTAAAATAGAAAGTTTAATACTCATTCATTAGAATTACTTTTAAGTTTGGGTAATTTGTTTTTAACTCTTTTTCTAAACCAATTACATGTGCAGCACCAACAATAACTAAATTTCTTTTTTTGTTTGATGTTAAAACTTGTTCTGCAATATTTTTTGCCATTCTCATATTTCTTTCATTCCAATATTTTCTGCCTTCTTTGCATCCTTCAGTATCTTCTAGAACATAATTAAATGAACTCATTTTATGCAATCTGTTTAAAGATTTCCTTTTATTTACATGTTTACCCAAACCTCTAAAAATAGCTGGTAAAATGGCTGAATTATAATCTTTTTTGTTCAATTTAGAATTTTTGTTATTATTTCCATTGTTTACTCCTTCTTTAGAGCATTTACCCCAAGCTTTATGATAAAGACCATTTGTTTGTTGATCATCCATATTTGTAACTTTTAAATTTTGATGAATCGCTAATTTGTATGTTAAATCTCCATCTTCATGTCTTGTTGGTTTTTTAGCGCCTTTTGATCCATATTTTTTAAAATAGGTTAATAATCCGTAATTTCCATTATCTCTTTTGTGGGCGTAATTGATTATTAGTTCATTAATTTCATTAACATTCAAAACTTTTAAGTTTTTGTTTGATAATATTTTGAATTTATCAGCATTAAATTGAAAAGTATCTTTAAGGTCATTAGATAATTTATAAAATTGCTTGTAATTTTTAGACCAGCCTTCTTTTAAATAATTCCAAGAAATAGAATCATTTGCCATTGGCGATTCTACATAAATAGCTTCAGGATTGTACTTTTTAGCAAAACGTAACATAGGTTTATAACTATTTTTTACAATTTTTGGTACTTTATGCATTGTACCAATAATTATAATTTCTTGTAGCTCTTCTTGAGCCGATAAATTAAAAATTGAAATGAAGATTAAGCTAATTAAAGTAATTTGAGTTTTCATAATGATGTTTTTTATTGATTAAACTTTCTGATTCAAAACTAGAAAGGAATCTTTTAAAAACTCAGTAATTAAAAGCGATTGGGGTGAAATGCAGTTATTCTGTGGTAGAATTAAGAACTGCTTTTACATCATTTTGATAGGTTCTAGAAACTGGCACTTCTATGTGGTGAAATAACAAAACGAACAACTTACTTTTTTCTGTTTTCCATTGTGAAAAATGAAAAGGATTAATTAAATAAGAACGATGTGTTCTTAAAAGTGAAGGGAATTCATCAGCAAGCACAGATAATTTATTTCGAATTAAACTTTTCTTAATTTCATTATTAGATATATAAAAAACTTCTACATAATTGTCTGATGATTTTATACAAATAATATCATTCAAAAATAAACGCAAACCTTCATAATTGCCTTCTCCTTTAATCTCTATTTTTTGAGCTTCAATTTGTTTGTTTTTATATTTTCCGAAGGCAAAGCGCCCAATAAATACAATAGGTAAAATTGTAGTTAATGCAGGCAGAATTATAGCTGTTAAATGATATGTAAATGTATACGGATTTCTGTCTGGTTTAACAATGT contains:
- a CDS encoding DUF5694 domain-containing protein codes for the protein MKTQITLISLIFISIFNLSAQEELQEIIIIGTMHKVPKIVKNSYKPMLRFAKKYNPEAIYVESPMANDSISWNYLKEGWSKNYKQFYKLSNDLKDTFQFNADKFKILSNKNLKVLNVNEINELIINYAHKRDNGNYGLLTYFKKYGSKGAKKPTRHEDGDLTYKLAIHQNLKVTNMDDQQTNGLYHKAWGKCSKEGVNNGNNNKNSKLNKKDYNSAILPAIFRGLGKHVNKRKSLNRLHKMSSFNYVLEDTEGCKEGRKYWNERNMRMAKNIAEQVLTSNKKRNLVIVGAAHVIGLEKELKTNYPNLKVILMNEY
- a CDS encoding TMEM175 family protein; its protein translation is MKNETFDKARVISFSDAVFSIAITLLVLEVVIPSYKELKTGDTLLILKNRIPSFIGLVVSFMVTAIYWISHLRIMKYVSSINSKLLWLNIMLLFFIVLLPFSTAFYVKGFSYNGPFTFYCFNLSAIGLFNVLMNFYIIKKEKGLTGITPTLGKYHKIRALNGFLVWVLAGCLAFTLPMFSRFLFIFLFISEIFITKYFKKKLNQEKII
- the hisA gene encoding 1-(5-phosphoribosyl)-5-[(5-phosphoribosylamino)methylideneamino]imidazole-4-carboxamide isomerase — its product is MRIIPAIDIIDGKCVRLTKGDYDTKKIYNENPLEVAAAFEAAGIEFLHVVDLDGAKASQIINYKVLEQIASKTNLKIDFGGGLKADKDLEIAFNSGANQITGGSIAVKNPTIFESWIEKYGSEKIILGADFYPDNSGGKIATNGWQEESSLELIPFISDYQQKGIQYVICTDISKDGMLQGPSFDIYQQILSEVKPLKLIASGGISSFDELPKLAENGCEGVIIGKAIYENKISLKQLEQFILNK
- a CDS encoding YqaE/Pmp3 family membrane protein, which encodes MSILTIILSILLPPVAVLLKHGLGKEFLINVLLTILGWLPGVIHAFYVNSK
- a CDS encoding GDYXXLXY domain-containing protein, with the protein product MKSKKIIFILFLLVAVLQLLAPTKMIYDQENTLKNGKALKFLTEPIDPNDPFRGKYINLNYNINSFKTKDTIWERKQDIYIYLNDSLGYATLKTVSKTKLEIDNNYVKTKVSWYNKYNNKLQFNLPFDRFYMEESKAKPAEDLVRINNRRDSLETNTTFALVYLDNDKFVLDNVFINDVSIKDLVDK
- the hisF gene encoding imidazole glycerol phosphate synthase subunit HisF, which codes for MLTKRIVPCLDIKNGRTVKGVNFVNLIDAGDPVVLAKQYAELGADELVFLDIAATLENRGTTLDMVLKVAEQVNIPFTVGGGISSVEHVDALLKCGADKVSINSSAVKRPELVNELAEKFGSQCVVVAIDGKQIEGEWFVHLAGGTIPTDIKLFEWAKEVEERGAGEILFTSMNHDGTKGGFANEALAHLSELLNIPIIASGGAGTIQHFADTFIDGKSDAALAASVFHFGEIPILELKQALKEQNIPVRL
- a CDS encoding family 43 glycosylhydrolase; the encoded protein is MKLYHSLFKTGILIFLFQTNLLSQTLEYKNPIAKQRADPWVTKTDSTYYLIATVPTYDKIVIRKANTINGLKTAKETIIWKKHDKGVMGHHIWAPELHKIDGKWYIYFAAGEAENIWNIRMWALSNTSKDPTKGVWKEEGRIITQRDSFSLDATSFTHNGKRYLVWAQNVRGGEHGTALVMSEMKNATTLIGPEIVLTEPEFGWETMKYNVNEGPAVLKKNGKIFISYSASATNHNYCIGLLWIDENKDIMKSKLWNKSPAPVFYSNDKLKRFGPGHNSFTVAEDGKTVVMIYHARDYKKIVGSELLDPNRATRARELKFTASGFPDFMQNVKD
- the hisIE gene encoding bifunctional phosphoribosyl-AMP cyclohydrolase/phosphoribosyl-ATP diphosphatase HisIE, translating into MNIDFNKNNDGLVPAIIQDATTKNVLMLGYMNEEAFAKTQETKLVTFFSRTKNRLWTKGEESGNVLNLVDIKLDCDNDTLLIFVNPKGPTCHTGTDTCWNGENNQNYGFFSTLEGVIAERVANKDTKKSYVASLFAKGINKVAQKVGEEAVETVIEAMDNNDELFLYESADLLFHYLMLLQAKGFTLKDIEAELKGRHK
- a CDS encoding DUF2157 domain-containing protein → MNSKLIRELQTLIENEVISIEVAEKIEAYYNSKSPNQSNKLLTIFGVIGSLLVGLGIILVLAHNWDNFSRTIKSVLAFLPLLIGQIIVGYSLLKKKTKTWLESSGVFLFFAVGSSISLISQIYNIPGNFSSFLLTWFLLCVPLVYLLKSKVLFLLTLVFATVYSVDVGYNFSGIRKVPWMYLLTIAILLPKYLMLLKDEVVMNYTAILNWLIPLSAIIVFGAFINSSFMFELILYILLFGLLYNIGLLKKFNKIRLIKNGFLIIGSMGLVITLLLASSKSFWHKDLDIYNLQIKEIIIGFVLILSTVFIMPKNNFFNNKGYQKLFQLTSIIMLFIFIIHYLDITIAIILLNFTLLALGITTIKKGVDTINFTLLNYGFLIITALIITRFFDTNMSFVVRGLLFILVGVGFFSTNYLLAKKIKKDA
- the yiaA gene encoding inner membrane protein YiaA, which produces MNYQTTVSSNEETKNQKRNNKLTVEMSQKPTSAYVGATWGVVSIGLLSYCIGLWNANMQLNEKGYYFAILLMGIYAVISLQKAVRDKTEKLKVSDMYYSISWVVVIVALLLLIIGLRNADLALSEKGFYGISYLLSLFGAITVQKNARDIDFIKTKMEKEE
- a CDS encoding TlpA family protein disulfide reductase is translated as MKKQILMFVIVFNSLITSYAQNNPVPEYLENNTFSKELLSFKMTNLEGKVVSLGEVLELHKGKKVVIDFWASWCRDCILDVPAAKKLKRKTINTDYVYISLDKDIERWKRAITYWKIKGDHYYIKEGWENELSKYVDLDWIPRYIVLDEAGVIKLPKALKISDKEIKEIVD
- a CDS encoding LytTR family DNA-binding domain-containing protein, translated to MLNKKYPFDSSLKHHFIIALGLAFWIFIFLYFSEPVDINEFKSIEKLIYLPLYGLLGSICYAVFLPLQNYFYSKNNKNWYVKTELLFFLLFVLMAIIAARLFYLYIVKPDRNPYTFTYHLTAIILPALTTILPIVFIGRFAFGKYKNKQIEAQKIEIKGEGNYEGLRLFLNDIICIKSSDNYVEVFYISNNEIKKSLIRNKLSVLADEFPSLLRTHRSYLINPFHFSQWKTEKSKLFVLLFHHIEVPVSRTYQNDVKAVLNSTTE